In one window of Streptomyces sp. FXJ1.172 DNA:
- the uraH gene encoding hydroxyisourate hydrolase — MSTSTTASVSTHILDTSIGRPAGGVAVQLSARSGRDARWHTLGGSATDADGRCKDLPALPEATTHVRLDFAVEQYFLQSENKQADAQQDAPANRDSGRGVFFPEVAITFAVVPGEHYHVPLLLNPFGYSVYRGS, encoded by the coding sequence ATGAGCACCAGCACCACCGCCTCCGTGTCCACGCACATCCTGGACACCTCGATCGGCCGCCCCGCCGGGGGCGTCGCCGTCCAGCTCTCCGCCCGGTCCGGGCGTGACGCACGATGGCACACGCTCGGCGGCTCCGCGACCGACGCGGACGGGCGGTGCAAGGACCTGCCGGCCCTGCCGGAGGCAACCACACACGTACGGCTCGACTTCGCGGTCGAGCAGTACTTCTTGCAGTCCGAGAACAAGCAAGCCGATGCGCAGCAGGACGCCCCCGCGAATCGGGACAGCGGGCGCGGGGTGTTCTTCCCGGAGGTGGCGATCACGTTCGCCGTCGTACCGGGCGAGCACTACCACGTACCGCTGCTGCTCAACCCGTTCGGCTACTCCGTTTACCGAGGGAGCTAG
- a CDS encoding helix-turn-helix domain-containing protein translates to MSGEEPFIAAVKPLVDAMGAEMVPPDEAGPEDVVLAWEGVDVVAVRLPQLADSLDHILAAMERRQGRPLADLDRKAKQELVRTLEARGAFAVRHGVETVAGALGVSRFTVYNYLNREKGM, encoded by the coding sequence ATGAGCGGGGAAGAGCCCTTCATCGCGGCCGTGAAGCCGCTGGTCGACGCGATGGGTGCGGAGATGGTCCCGCCCGACGAGGCCGGCCCCGAGGACGTCGTGCTCGCCTGGGAGGGCGTCGACGTCGTCGCCGTACGCCTGCCCCAGCTCGCCGACTCCCTCGACCACATCCTGGCGGCCATGGAGCGCCGGCAGGGGCGGCCGCTGGCCGATCTGGACCGCAAGGCCAAGCAGGAGCTGGTGCGGACCCTGGAGGCGCGCGGCGCGTTCGCCGTCCGGCACGGAGTGGAGACGGTGGCCGGTGCGCTCGGCGTCAGCCGCTTCACGGTCTACAACTACCTGAACCGGGAGAAGGGTATGTGA
- the pucL gene encoding factor-independent urate hydroxylase, translating to MPTILGQNQYGKAENRVVKITRDGATHHIKDLNVSVALSGDMDEVHYSGSNANVLPTDTTKNTVFAKAKEHGIESAEQFGIHLARHFVTSQPAIHRARIRIEEYAWERIETSDANSKFIGADEVKHSFVRKGQETRVAQITYDGEQWEVVSGLKDLTVMNSTNSEFWGYVKDKYTTLQEAYDRILATSVSGRWRFNWTDDEQKMPNWEKSYEQVKKHMLQAFAETYSLSLQQTLYQMGARIINNRGEIDEVRFSLPNKHHFLVDLEPFGLKNDNEVYFAADRPYGLIEATVLRDGCEPKIPVDLTNL from the coding sequence ATGCCCACCATCCTGGGACAGAACCAGTACGGCAAGGCCGAGAACCGAGTCGTCAAGATCACGCGGGACGGCGCCACCCATCACATCAAGGACCTCAACGTCTCCGTCGCGCTGAGCGGCGACATGGACGAGGTCCACTACTCCGGCTCCAACGCCAACGTGCTGCCGACCGACACCACCAAGAACACGGTGTTCGCGAAGGCCAAGGAACACGGCATCGAGTCCGCCGAGCAGTTCGGCATCCACCTCGCCCGCCACTTCGTCACCTCGCAGCCGGCGATCCACCGCGCCCGGATCCGCATCGAGGAGTACGCCTGGGAGCGGATCGAGACCTCCGACGCCAACTCCAAGTTCATCGGCGCGGACGAGGTCAAGCACTCCTTCGTCCGCAAGGGCCAGGAGACGCGCGTCGCGCAGATCACCTACGACGGTGAGCAGTGGGAGGTCGTCTCCGGCCTGAAGGACCTCACGGTGATGAACTCGACCAACTCCGAGTTCTGGGGCTACGTCAAGGACAAGTACACGACCCTGCAGGAGGCGTACGACCGCATCCTGGCGACCTCGGTCTCCGGCCGCTGGCGGTTCAACTGGACCGACGACGAGCAGAAGATGCCCAACTGGGAGAAGTCCTACGAGCAGGTCAAGAAGCACATGCTCCAGGCCTTCGCCGAGACCTACTCCCTGTCCCTGCAGCAGACGCTGTACCAGATGGGTGCGCGCATCATCAACAACCGCGGCGAGATCGACGAGGTCCGCTTCTCGCTGCCGAACAAGCACCACTTCCTGGTCGACCTCGAGCCGTTCGGGCTCAAGAACGACAACGAGGTCTACTTCGCCGCCGACCGGCCCTACGGCCTGATCGAGGCGACCGTCCTCAGGGACGGCTGCGAGCCGAAGATCCCGGTCGACCTGACCAACCTCTGA
- a CDS encoding 8-oxoguanine deaminase: protein MAPSADQRTVIENCAIATVDAGDTEYASGYLVLAGNRIESVGAGRAPEDLENVVRRIDASGHLATPGLVNTHHHFYQWITRGLATDHNLFNWLVALYPTWARIDEQMTYAAAQGSLAMMARGGVTTAMDHHYVFPHGSGDLSGSIIRAAAEMGVRFTLARGSMDRSEKDGGLPPDFAVETLEGALAATEETVRQHHDASFDAMTQVAVAPCSPFSVSTELLRQGAELARRLGVRLHTHGSETVEEEKFCHELFGMGPTDYFESTGWLGEDVWMAHCVHMNDSDIAAFARTKTGVAHCPSSNARLAAGIARVPDMLAAGVPVGLGVDGTASNESGELHTELRNALLINRLGTHREAALNARQALRLGTHGGAQVLGRAGQIGSLEPGKLADVVLWKMDTLAHASIADPVTALVFGAAAPVSASFVNGRQIVENDRLLTVDEDAIARSTREEAQRLARIAAQA, encoded by the coding sequence ATGGCACCATCGGCAGACCAGCGCACCGTCATCGAGAACTGTGCGATCGCGACCGTGGACGCGGGTGACACCGAGTACGCCTCGGGGTACCTGGTCCTCGCCGGCAACCGCATCGAGTCGGTCGGCGCGGGCCGGGCCCCCGAGGACCTGGAGAACGTCGTGCGCCGGATCGACGCGAGCGGCCACCTGGCCACGCCCGGTCTGGTCAACACCCACCACCACTTCTACCAGTGGATCACCCGGGGCCTGGCCACCGACCACAACCTGTTCAACTGGCTCGTCGCCCTCTACCCCACCTGGGCGCGCATCGACGAGCAGATGACGTACGCGGCCGCGCAGGGCTCCCTCGCCATGATGGCCCGCGGCGGCGTCACCACCGCCATGGACCACCACTACGTCTTCCCGCACGGCTCCGGCGACCTGTCCGGGTCGATCATCCGGGCCGCCGCCGAGATGGGCGTCCGCTTCACGCTGGCCCGCGGCTCGATGGACCGCAGCGAGAAGGACGGCGGCCTGCCGCCGGACTTCGCCGTCGAGACGCTGGAAGGTGCGCTCGCGGCGACCGAGGAGACGGTCCGGCAGCACCACGACGCCTCCTTCGACGCCATGACCCAGGTGGCCGTGGCCCCCTGCTCGCCGTTCTCCGTGTCCACGGAACTCCTGCGCCAGGGTGCCGAGCTGGCCCGCCGTCTCGGTGTCCGGCTGCACACCCACGGCTCGGAGACCGTGGAGGAGGAGAAGTTCTGCCACGAACTGTTCGGCATGGGCCCGACCGACTACTTCGAGTCCACCGGCTGGCTCGGCGAGGACGTGTGGATGGCGCACTGCGTCCACATGAACGACTCCGACATCGCCGCCTTCGCCCGTACGAAGACCGGCGTCGCGCACTGCCCGTCCTCCAACGCCCGGCTCGCCGCGGGCATCGCGCGCGTCCCGGACATGCTGGCGGCCGGCGTCCCGGTCGGCCTGGGCGTCGACGGCACGGCGTCCAACGAGTCCGGCGAACTCCACACCGAACTGCGCAACGCCCTGCTGATCAACCGCCTCGGCACCCACCGCGAGGCCGCGCTGAACGCCCGCCAGGCGCTGCGCCTCGGCACCCACGGCGGCGCCCAGGTCCTCGGCCGCGCCGGCCAGATCGGCTCGCTGGAGCCGGGCAAGCTGGCCGACGTGGTGCTGTGGAAGATGGACACCCTCGCCCACGCCTCCATCGCCGACCCGGTCACCGCGCTGGTCTTCGGCGCGGCGGCCCCCGTCTCGGCCTCCTTCGTCAACGGCCGGCAGATCGTGGAGAACGACCGCCTGCTCACCGTCGACGAGGACGCCATCGCCCGCTCCACCCGCGAAGAGGCCCAGCGCCTCGCCCGGATCGCCGCCCAGGCCTGA
- the uraD gene encoding 2-oxo-4-hydroxy-4-carboxy-5-ureidoimidazoline decarboxylase — translation MTTTSTPPGLARFNHLEEREALAALHEACASTEWARRLTAARPYAAAEDLYAASDAAMAELTAGDLEEAMAGHPPIGRPRPGDPTSAREQAGMAGAAEELKAEMLELNLAYQEKFGHVFLICATGRTGEQMRDAVRERIGNAPEQEREIVRTELGKINRIRLARLVEEDA, via the coding sequence GTGACGACGACTTCCACGCCCCCGGGCCTGGCCCGGTTCAATCACCTGGAGGAGCGCGAGGCCCTCGCCGCCCTCCACGAGGCGTGTGCCTCCACCGAGTGGGCCCGGCGCCTCACCGCCGCCCGTCCGTACGCCGCCGCGGAGGACCTCTACGCCGCCAGTGACGCCGCCATGGCCGAGCTGACGGCAGGGGATCTCGAGGAGGCGATGGCCGGACACCCGCCGATCGGGCGGCCCAGGCCCGGCGACCCCACCTCCGCGCGGGAGCAGGCCGGCATGGCCGGGGCCGCCGAGGAACTCAAGGCCGAGATGCTCGAACTCAACCTGGCCTACCAGGAGAAGTTCGGCCATGTCTTCCTCATCTGCGCCACCGGCCGCACCGGCGAGCAGATGCGCGACGCGGTCAGGGAGCGGATCGGGAACGCGCCGGAGCAGGAGCGGGAGATCGTCCGCACCGAGCTGGGCAAGATCAACCGTATCCGCCTGGCCCGACTCGTCGAAGAGGACGCCTGA
- a CDS encoding TetR/AcrR family transcriptional regulator: protein MTTPIDTGRSNQKRRTRAAIVEAASNLIEAGGEVSMPAVARAAMVSEPTAYRYFPDLPSLISEALAGAWPPPAEALAPVADSTDPAERVAFACEFLLRGILRRQGAVRAMIAATIARPGAAAERPGVRFGLIDHALAPLGETLAATDPEAFAQLKRDLAVVVSAEALFTLTDLCGLAPDAAVASAVRTAATLTEAAVRAAPQG, encoded by the coding sequence ATGACGACGCCGATCGACACCGGCCGCAGCAACCAGAAGAGGCGCACGCGTGCCGCGATCGTCGAGGCCGCGAGCAACCTCATCGAGGCGGGCGGCGAGGTGAGCATGCCCGCGGTCGCGCGAGCGGCCATGGTCTCCGAGCCCACCGCCTACCGGTACTTCCCCGACCTCCCGTCGCTGATCAGTGAGGCCCTGGCCGGCGCCTGGCCGCCCCCCGCCGAGGCTCTCGCCCCGGTCGCGGACTCCACCGATCCCGCCGAACGAGTCGCCTTCGCCTGCGAGTTCCTGCTGCGCGGCATACTCCGGCGCCAGGGGGCGGTGCGCGCCATGATCGCGGCCACCATCGCCCGCCCCGGGGCGGCGGCCGAGCGGCCCGGTGTCCGGTTCGGGCTGATCGACCACGCGCTCGCCCCCCTCGGGGAAACGCTGGCGGCGACGGATCCGGAAGCCTTCGCCCAGCTGAAGCGGGACCTCGCCGTGGTCGTCAGCGCCGAAGCCCTCTTCACCCTCACCGACTTGTGCGGCCTCGCCCCCGACGCCGCCGTCGCGAGCGCGGTACGGACGGCGGCCACGCTGACCGAGGCCGCGGTGCGCGCGGCCCCGCAGGGGTGA
- a CDS encoding cupin domain-containing protein, whose protein sequence is MTQASVVGPDDGETIRLGPAQIRILEDGSTTGHRIGIGEITLAPHSEGPPQHRHAQHDEGFYVVSGTVHFTVGETTHVAPAGTLAMIPPGAPHTFANHGDEPAVMLNTFTPDLYVQYFRDLRDMIAGGQELTPEATVQAMSRYATVPATDHA, encoded by the coding sequence ATGACACAGGCTTCCGTGGTCGGCCCGGACGACGGCGAGACGATCCGCCTGGGACCGGCACAGATCCGCATCCTGGAAGACGGCAGCACCACCGGTCACCGGATCGGGATCGGCGAGATCACCCTCGCCCCGCACAGCGAAGGGCCGCCGCAACACCGCCACGCACAGCACGACGAGGGCTTCTACGTCGTCTCCGGCACCGTGCACTTCACCGTCGGCGAGACGACGCACGTCGCGCCGGCCGGCACGCTCGCGATGATCCCGCCCGGCGCACCGCACACCTTCGCCAACCACGGCGACGAGCCCGCGGTCATGCTCAACACCTTCACGCCCGACCTGTACGTGCAGTACTTCCGCGATCTGCGGGACATGATCGCCGGCGGCCAGGAGCTGACCCCCGAGGCGACCGTCCAGGCGATGAGCCGCTACGCCACCGTTCCCGCCACCGACCACGCGTGA
- a CDS encoding TIM barrel protein, producing MGFADQRFNVNLSILFTELPLLERPAAAAAAGFTAVELWWPWVDSPTPEQSELDGLKKAVEDAGVQLTGLNFYAGQLPGPDRGALSVPGEESERFRANIEVAITFAQSLGCTTFNALYGNRVEGVDPAEQDALALENLVLAARAVGQVGGTVLIEALNRPESPKCPIVSAPKAIEIVDKVNEATGLGNAKFLMDLYHLSMNGEDLPSVIEGYAAKTGHVQIADNPGRGAPGTGSLPLEELLDQLRKAGYDGWVGLEYKAGDRPSAETFGWLPREARAAR from the coding sequence ATGGGATTCGCAGACCAGCGCTTCAACGTCAACCTGTCGATCCTCTTCACGGAACTCCCGCTCCTGGAGCGTCCCGCGGCCGCCGCCGCGGCGGGCTTCACGGCGGTCGAGCTGTGGTGGCCCTGGGTCGACTCCCCCACCCCCGAGCAGTCCGAGCTCGACGGCCTGAAGAAGGCGGTCGAGGACGCGGGCGTGCAGCTCACGGGGCTGAACTTCTACGCCGGACAGCTGCCGGGCCCGGACCGCGGCGCCCTGTCGGTGCCGGGCGAGGAGTCGGAGAGGTTCCGCGCCAACATCGAGGTGGCCATCACCTTCGCCCAGTCCCTCGGCTGCACGACGTTCAACGCCCTGTACGGCAACCGCGTCGAGGGCGTGGACCCGGCCGAGCAGGACGCGCTCGCCCTGGAGAACCTGGTCCTCGCGGCCCGCGCCGTCGGCCAGGTCGGCGGGACCGTCCTGATCGAGGCCCTCAACCGGCCCGAGTCGCCGAAGTGCCCGATCGTGAGCGCGCCCAAGGCGATCGAGATCGTGGACAAGGTCAACGAGGCGACGGGCCTCGGGAACGCGAAGTTCCTGATGGACCTGTACCACCTGTCCATGAACGGCGAGGACCTCCCGTCGGTGATCGAGGGTTACGCGGCCAAGACCGGCCACGTGCAGATCGCCGACAACCCCGGCCGCGGCGCCCCCGGCACCGGCTCGCTCCCCCTGGAGGAGCTGCTCGACCAGCTGAGGAAGGCCGGTTACGACGGCTGGGTGGGCCTGGAGTACAAGGCCGGCGACCGCCCGAGCGCCGAGACCTTCGGCTGGCTCCCGCGCGAAGCGCGTGCGGCGCGCTGA
- a CDS encoding catalase: MSKRVLTTESGAPVADNQNSASAGVGGPLLLQDQHLLEKLARFNRERIPERVVHARGSGAYGHFEVTDDVTGYTHAGFLSEIGKRTEVFLRFSTVADSLGGADAVRDPRGFAVKFYTEEGNYDLVGNNTPVFFIKDPIKFPDFIHSQKRDPFTGRQEADNVWDFWAHAPEATHQVTWLMGDRGIPASYRHMNGYGSHTYQWTNAEGEAFFVKYHFKTNQGIRSLSSEQAAELAGKDPNSHQTDLLQAIERGVHPSWTLYVQIMPAAEAADYRFNPFDLTKVWPHKDHPLQRVGRLVLDRNPDNVFAEVEQAAFSPNNFVPGIGPSPDKMLQGRLFAYADAHRYRLGVNHTQLAVNAPKATTAQNYGRDGLMAVNGQGRDAKNYEPNSYDGPAQTGRPLSAPLAVFGHTGTHEAPLHTKDDDFFQAGELYRLMSPEEKSRLVANIAGGLSQVSRDDVIEKNLAHFHAADPEYGKRVEEAVRALRED; the protein is encoded by the coding sequence ATGTCGAAGCGCGTGCTCACGACAGAGTCCGGCGCCCCTGTCGCCGACAACCAGAACTCCGCCTCCGCCGGCGTCGGCGGCCCGCTCCTGCTCCAGGACCAGCACCTCCTGGAGAAGCTCGCGCGCTTCAACCGCGAGCGCATCCCGGAGCGTGTGGTGCACGCCCGTGGCTCCGGCGCGTACGGCCACTTCGAGGTGACGGACGACGTCACCGGCTACACCCACGCCGGCTTCCTCAGCGAGATCGGCAAGCGCACCGAGGTGTTCCTGCGCTTCTCGACCGTCGCCGACTCGCTCGGCGGCGCCGACGCCGTCCGCGACCCGCGCGGCTTCGCCGTGAAGTTCTACACCGAGGAGGGCAACTACGACCTCGTCGGCAACAACACCCCGGTGTTCTTCATCAAGGACCCGATCAAGTTCCCCGACTTCATCCACTCGCAAAAGCGCGACCCGTTCACGGGCCGTCAGGAGGCGGACAACGTCTGGGACTTCTGGGCACACGCCCCCGAGGCCACGCACCAGGTGACCTGGCTGATGGGCGACCGCGGCATCCCGGCGTCGTACCGCCACATGAACGGCTACGGCTCGCACACCTACCAGTGGACGAACGCCGAGGGCGAGGCCTTCTTCGTCAAGTACCACTTCAAGACCAACCAGGGCATCCGGTCCCTGAGCAGCGAGCAGGCCGCGGAGCTGGCGGGCAAGGACCCCAACTCGCACCAGACGGACCTGCTCCAGGCGATCGAGCGCGGGGTGCACCCGTCCTGGACCCTGTACGTGCAGATCATGCCGGCGGCCGAGGCGGCGGACTACCGCTTCAACCCGTTCGACCTGACCAAGGTGTGGCCGCACAAGGACCACCCGCTCCAGCGCGTGGGCCGTCTGGTCCTCGACCGCAACCCGGACAACGTCTTCGCCGAGGTCGAGCAGGCCGCGTTCTCCCCGAACAACTTCGTTCCGGGCATCGGCCCCTCCCCCGACAAGATGCTCCAGGGCCGCCTGTTCGCCTACGCGGACGCGCACCGCTACCGCCTGGGCGTCAACCACACCCAGCTCGCCGTGAACGCCCCGAAGGCGACCACCGCGCAGAACTACGGCCGCGACGGCCTCATGGCGGTCAACGGCCAGGGCCGCGACGCCAAGAACTACGAGCCGAATTCCTACGACGGCCCGGCGCAGACCGGCCGCCCGCTGTCGGCCCCGCTGGCGGTCTTCGGCCACACCGGCACCCACGAGGCGCCCCTGCACACCAAGGACGACGACTTCTTCCAGGCGGGCGAGCTGTACCGCCTGATGTCCCCGGAGGAGAAGTCCCGCCTCGTCGCGAACATCGCCGGCGGCCTCTCGCAGGTCTCCCGCGACGACGTGATCGAGAAGAACCTGGCCCACTTCCACGCCGCCGACCCGGAGTACGGCAAGCGCGTGGAGGAGGCGGTCCGCGCCCTGCGCGAGGACTGA
- a CDS encoding 2-hydroxy-3-oxopropionate reductase has translation MSSNLPKIAWIGLGIMGSPMSENLIKAGYRVTGFTLEQDKLDRLTAAGGTAASSIAEAVRDADVIITMVPASPQVEAIAYGPDGILENARQGALLIDMSSITPQTSVDLAAAAKDKGIRVLDAPVSGGEAGAVEAVLSIMVGGEQADFDIARPIFDALGKTIVLCGPHGSGQTVKAANQLIVAVNIQACAEAVVFLEKSGVDLAAALDVLNGGLAGSTVLTRKKDNFLNRDFKPGFRIDLHHKDMGIVTDAARNVGAALPVGAVVAQLVASLRAQGDGGLDHSALLRAVERLSGAQV, from the coding sequence ATGAGCAGCAACCTTCCCAAGATCGCGTGGATCGGCCTCGGCATCATGGGCTCCCCCATGTCCGAGAACCTGATCAAGGCGGGTTACCGGGTCACCGGCTTCACCCTGGAGCAGGACAAGCTGGACCGCCTGACCGCCGCCGGCGGCACCGCCGCCTCCTCGATCGCCGAGGCCGTGCGCGACGCCGACGTGATCATCACCATGGTGCCCGCGTCCCCGCAGGTCGAGGCCATCGCCTACGGACCCGACGGCATCCTGGAGAACGCCAGGCAGGGCGCCCTGCTGATCGACATGTCCTCGATCACCCCGCAGACCTCGGTCGACCTGGCCGCGGCCGCGAAGGACAAGGGCATCCGGGTCCTCGACGCCCCGGTGTCCGGCGGTGAGGCCGGCGCCGTCGAGGCCGTACTGTCGATCATGGTCGGCGGCGAGCAGGCCGACTTCGACATCGCCAGGCCGATCTTCGACGCGCTGGGCAAGACCATCGTGCTGTGCGGCCCGCACGGCTCCGGCCAGACCGTGAAGGCCGCCAACCAGCTGATCGTCGCCGTGAACATCCAGGCCTGCGCCGAGGCCGTGGTCTTCCTGGAGAAGTCGGGCGTGGACCTCGCGGCCGCGCTGGACGTCCTGAACGGCGGTCTGGCGGGCTCGACCGTGCTGACCCGCAAGAAGGACAACTTCCTGAACCGCGACTTCAAGCCGGGCTTCCGCATCGACCTGCACCACAAGGACATGGGCATCGTGACCGACGCGGCCCGCAACGTCGGCGCCGCGCTGCCGGTCGGCGCCGTGGTCGCCCAGCTGGTCGCCTCGCTGCGCGCCCAGGGTGACGGCGGCCTGGACCACTCCGCCCTGCTGCGGGCCGTGGAGCGCCTGTCCGGCGCCCAGGTCTGA
- a CDS encoding nucleobase:cation symporter-2 family protein, with translation MAAHPVDEKLPALKMATSGLQHVAAMYAGVVAPPLIVGAAVGLSGTDLTFLTGACLFTAGLATFLQTLGFWKIGARLPFVNGVTFAGVAPMTAIVASAKDKSDALPMIFGAVIVAGLLGFLAAPFFSRAVRFFPPVVTGSVITLIGVSLLPVAFEWAQGPDARASDYGSTTNLALAGLTLLIVLALRRFTRGFVKQIAVLLGLVAGTLIAIPFGATDFTPVTKAAVVGFPAPFHFGAPTFHLAAILSMCVVMVVSMTESTADMLALGEIVERPSDERTIAAGLRADTLGSALSPLFNGFMCSAFAQNIGLVAMTRIRSRFVVAVGGGFLVLMGLCPAAASLIAVVPRPVLGGAGVVLFGSVAASGIQTLVRAGLEKDNNVLIVAVSLAVGIIPITAPDFYHAFPQTAKIVLGSGISTGCVTAVLLNLVFNHLGRDRDAEDVTHPMEAGQELTPSP, from the coding sequence GTGGCCGCCCACCCTGTTGACGAGAAACTCCCCGCCCTCAAAATGGCGACCAGCGGCCTGCAGCACGTGGCCGCCATGTACGCGGGAGTCGTCGCACCACCCCTGATCGTCGGCGCGGCCGTTGGCCTCTCCGGCACCGACCTCACCTTCCTCACCGGAGCCTGTCTGTTCACGGCCGGCCTCGCCACCTTCCTCCAGACCCTCGGCTTCTGGAAGATCGGCGCCCGGCTGCCCTTCGTCAACGGCGTCACCTTTGCCGGTGTCGCCCCCATGACGGCCATCGTCGCCTCCGCCAAGGACAAGTCCGACGCCCTGCCGATGATCTTCGGCGCGGTGATCGTCGCCGGTCTGCTCGGCTTCCTCGCCGCCCCCTTCTTCAGCAGGGCCGTCCGCTTCTTCCCGCCCGTCGTCACCGGGTCGGTCATCACCCTGATCGGCGTCTCCCTGCTGCCCGTCGCCTTCGAGTGGGCCCAGGGCCCCGACGCCCGAGCGAGCGACTACGGCTCGACGACCAACCTCGCCCTGGCCGGCCTCACCCTGCTGATCGTCCTGGCGCTGCGCCGCTTCACCCGCGGGTTCGTCAAGCAGATCGCGGTCCTGCTCGGCCTGGTCGCGGGCACCCTCATAGCGATCCCCTTCGGCGCCACGGACTTCACCCCCGTCACCAAGGCGGCCGTGGTCGGCTTCCCGGCCCCCTTCCACTTCGGCGCCCCGACCTTCCACCTCGCGGCGATCCTGTCGATGTGTGTGGTGATGGTCGTCTCCATGACCGAGTCCACCGCCGACATGCTCGCCCTCGGCGAGATCGTCGAACGCCCCTCGGACGAGCGGACCATCGCGGCCGGACTGCGCGCCGACACCCTCGGCTCCGCCCTCAGCCCGCTGTTCAACGGCTTCATGTGCAGCGCCTTCGCGCAGAACATCGGCCTCGTGGCCATGACGAGGATCCGCAGCCGCTTCGTCGTCGCCGTGGGCGGCGGCTTCCTGGTCCTGATGGGCCTGTGTCCGGCTGCGGCCTCCCTCATCGCGGTCGTCCCCCGCCCGGTCCTCGGCGGCGCCGGCGTCGTCCTGTTCGGCTCGGTCGCCGCCAGCGGCATCCAGACCCTCGTGCGGGCCGGCCTGGAGAAGGACAACAACGTCCTGATCGTCGCCGTCTCCCTCGCCGTCGGCATCATCCCGATCACCGCGCCGGACTTCTACCACGCCTTCCCCCAGACCGCGAAGATCGTCCTCGGCTCGGGCATCTCCACCGGCTGCGTCACCGCCGTCCTGCTCAACCTGGTCTTCAACCACCTCGGCCGCGACCGCGACGCCGAGGACGTCACCCACCCGATGGAGGCAGGCCAGGAACTCACGCCCTCACCCTGA
- a CDS encoding alpha/beta fold hydrolase translates to MTSSTRTVTLTPTRDRGDAGLDLTVDERGEGRPFLLLHGGGGPQTVAGFAGLLAGSRPARVITPVHPGFGGTARPDRLTGVRALAEVYVRLLDELGLDGVTVVGNSIGGWIAAEIALLHSERVSGVVLVNAVGIHVPGHPVADPATLTPAELSALAFHDPAKFAVDPSTFSEAQRAVAAADRAALQVYAGPDTMSDPTLRERLAKVTHQVLVAWGESDRVVDTAYGRAYAAAVPGARFELLRRTGHMPQIETPEQLLPVVWDFAASQAVDRPNG, encoded by the coding sequence ATGACCAGCAGCACACGCACCGTCACCCTCACCCCCACCCGCGACCGCGGCGACGCCGGTCTCGACCTCACCGTCGACGAGCGGGGTGAGGGCCGTCCCTTCCTGCTCCTGCACGGCGGCGGCGGCCCGCAGACCGTCGCCGGCTTCGCCGGGCTCCTCGCCGGGAGCCGGCCGGCCCGGGTCATCACTCCCGTCCACCCCGGTTTCGGCGGCACCGCCCGGCCCGACCGGCTGACCGGCGTCCGCGCCCTCGCCGAGGTCTACGTACGGCTGCTGGACGAACTCGGCCTGGACGGCGTCACCGTCGTCGGCAACTCCATAGGCGGCTGGATCGCCGCCGAGATCGCCCTGCTCCACAGCGAGCGGGTCAGCGGCGTCGTCCTCGTCAACGCCGTGGGCATCCACGTCCCCGGCCACCCGGTCGCCGACCCCGCCACCCTGACACCTGCCGAACTGTCCGCCCTGGCCTTCCACGACCCCGCGAAGTTCGCTGTGGACCCGAGCACCTTCTCCGAGGCGCAGCGTGCGGTCGCGGCCGCCGACCGGGCCGCGCTGCAGGTCTATGCGGGCCCGGACACGATGTCCGACCCCACCCTGCGCGAGCGCCTGGCCAAGGTCACGCACCAGGTCCTCGTCGCGTGGGGCGAGAGCGACCGGGTCGTCGACACCGCGTACGGACGCGCGTACGCCGCCGCCGTTCCCGGTGCCCGGTTCGAACTCCTGCGCCGCACCGGTCACATGCCCCAGATCGAGACCCCTGAGCAACTCCTCCCCGTCGTATGGGACTTCGCCGCCTCGCAGGCCGTCGACCGGCCCAACGGCTGA